The DNA region GATGGCAGACGAAGAGATCGTAGAGTGGTATTTTGACGAGGAGGTCAAAAAGAGATTTGCAAAGGGGCTATCTATAGCCGCTTAGAATATCGGTAATAATAGCGGTTGCTCTCAGCGCCATATCGCGGGGGATTACCAGCGGCGGTGCGACTCTTATCGTAGATAGCCCAGCGCCTATAACCGCGACGCCGCGTTTAAACGCCTTCGTTAAAACCTCGTCTAAGTACTTGGCCGGCTTTTTCTTCTCGTCTAGCAACTCGACGCCTATCATTAAGCCGAGGCCCCTAACGTCGTGCCTATCGCCGAGCTCGTCCCTGAAGAATTTTTTCAGCTCCTCCCCGAGCAACTCGGCGTGGTGGAGTAGCTCTTCTTCCTCTATGACTTCTAGCGAGGCGAGGGCGGCGGCCGCGGCTACTGGGTTCCCGCCAAAGGTGTTGGCGTGTGCCCCCCTCGGGAGGGACATAACCTCGGCTTTGCCTATAATGGCGCCGAGGGGTAGCCCCGCGGCTATGGCCTTGGCCGTGGCTATTAAATCAGGCTCCACGCCGAAGTGCTCAATGGCGAACCACCTCCCAGTCCTGCCGAATCCTGTCTGCACCTCGTCAACGGCGAAGAGTATGCCGTGCTCCTTGGTGATCTTCCTAAGCCCCTGCACGAAGTTCTTCGGGGGCACCACGTAGCCGCCCTCGCCCTGCACGGGCTCCATTATCACCAGCGCTACTTCAGAGGGGTCGACGAGCCGGCGGAATATCCAGTCTTCTAGAAACCCTAGGGCGTACTCGCCGCACTCCTCAGCTGTGGAGGCTTTGAAGGGGCAGTGCACGGGGTGGGGGAAGGGCGCGTGGATTATTCCCGGCACTAGGGGGGAGAAGTGGCGCCTGTGTACTGTCTTTGAGGCTGATAGGCTCATCGATCCGTAGGTCCGCCCGTGGAAGGCGCCGAGGAACGCGATGACGTAGGGCCTCTGGCCCTTGAAGTAGCCTCTGGCGATCTTCAAGACGCCTTCAATAGACTCGGTGCCGCTGTTGGTAAAGAAGACCTTCTTCCTCCCCGAGATGGGCGCGATGGAGACAAGCCTCTCGGCCAGCCTCACCGCTACCTCGTAGTAGAAGTCGGTTAGGGAGTAGTGGAGGAAGAGCTCTGCTTGTTTTTTAATGGCGTCGACGACTTTGGGGTGGGCATGTCCTACGTTAGTCACGGCGATGCCCGCGTTGAAGTCTATGTAGAGGTTTCCGTCGACGTCCTCGACCACTGGGCCGTAGCCTCTGGCAATAACGAGTGGGTACCACCTGGCGAATGATTGCATTAACACCTCTTCGTCTCGTTTTACTATTTCACGTGCTTTGGGCCCGGGCGGCTCTACTCTTATTTGCGGCACTTTGTCCGGGTCGATGGGCCAATGCCATTTGGGCATATAGTCTAAATTGCCCTATATATAAAAATACAACGCTATAAGGCGAGAGCAGAGCGCCAAGATATCAGCTGGCTCCTAAATCTTCATGAAATCGGAAACCCAGCCGTCATCATGTATGCGTGTATTTATCTATTTATAAAGACGATGGGTCTCTTCCAGCGTCTTGGGGCCAGCTTATAGTTCTTGGCGTATTTCTTCAAAGTAGCTCTTGTATCCTATTTCCTCGATTTTCTTTATGATGTTTTCGTCGCCTTGTAGGACGATTCTCCCGTCGGCCATGACATATACTCTTGTTGGCTTGATGAACTTCAGTACCCTGGCGTAGTGGGTGGAGAGCAATACGCCGCTTCCTGATGCGCTTAGTCTTGACACCGCTTTGCCCACCGCGGCGATTCCGTCTACGTCGAGGCCGGAGTCGGGCTCGTCTAGTATGACGAATTTTGGGTTTAAGAGGAGGGCTTGTAGAACTTCGGCGCGTTTAAACTCGCCGCCACTGAAGCCGGCGCCTACGCCCCTGTTGAACACCTCAGGCTTGAGGCCCAGCTCGGCCGCCAGCTTCTGGGCCTGGGCTAGCACCTGCGGGTTTGGGTCTGTCAGCTTCTTCCCAGCCCTGATGTTCAGCATGGCTTGTAGCAGGAAGGCGAACCTCACCTCGGGAACCGCTACGGGGGACTGGAAGCCGACGAATATGCCTTTTGCGAATCGCTCCTCGGGGGCGAGGTCTCTTATTGACTCGCCGTCTAGGAGGATGTCGCCGTCTAAGATTTCGTATTTGGGATTGCCTGCTATCGCTTGGAAGAGCGTCGACTTGCCGCTGCCGTTGGGCCCCATCAGCACTACGGTTTCTCCGCTGGAGACCGACAGCGTGACTCCTTTGAGGATCTCCCGGCCTCCCACCGCCACTCTCAAGTTTCTGATCTCGAGCATGTGCATAGGAGAGCTCCGAAATGTGGTTAAAAGTATGTGCCTCGTAAGCCGCTTTTCGACGGGCAGTATGCCAGTGGGTGTCCATAAGTTGCGCCTCACTTGTGGCTATGTAATTTAAAAATGGGTCGAAACAGGGAGGCATGGACAAGTTCGATGTGGCGGTGGGGCTGGCCGTCTTGGTATTTGTATCGCTGATGCTCCACGGGTTTTGGAGCGTGGTATACAACGGCGCCGTCTGCGGCGTGTTGTTGGGATATGCCCTGCTTGGGGTGGTGGCCGGCGGCGCCCTTCTGCTGGGTAGGTGGTACAAGCAACTGGAGACGGTAGGAATAGGCTTGGCTCTGCTCTACCTTTTAGCTATGTGGATTTCGTTTCTAAGCCCCGGCACTCTGCAGTACTGCTAAAGTTTTTAAACTGAGGATAAGAGTGCAGGTAATGCCGACAGATTCTAGTCGCAGGAAGAAGCGAAGGAGGATATTCTTCATAGCCCTTGCCGCGCTTATCTTTGCAGAGACTGGGTACATATTGGGAATAACGGGCTTAATATACCCACTACTAGCCGCGCTTGGCTGGGGCCGCACGGCCTCGGCGGCATTCAGCGATGTCCTCGCCGTTTCTCAAAGCTATGTCTTCTACAATGGCACTATCAAAGGCCCCCTATCGCCGGATAAGTATAACGACGCTTACGTGTACGTAATTAGCTATGCCCCAGGTGTGGTGCTTCCGCAAAACTTGGCAACGCTAATAGCGCTGGACGCCGCCGAGAAGCCTGTATACGTCTTGCCTGTGTCTCAATACAGAACGCCGATAAATCCCGAGGACTTTGTCGACGTTTTGCCGGACAACGCGAAGTACCCGGTTATTCTACTGGTGTATCCGCCAGATAAGGCAACCGCGGTGAGTGCGTGGGTAAGTAAAGTGGCAGGACAAGTGAATGTCAGGCTAGAGCTTAGGGGGGATGTTGTTAAGAGTACGCGGCAGATCTAGCTTTTGACTTGAAATATAATCTCACGTCTAAGTCTGTTGATCTCATCTTGTTAGTGTGGGCTCCACGACGGTGCAGGTGCGGGGCTTTTCATCGTTGAGTATTAGCCGTAGCGCCTCCCTATCTGTAATGGAGCAGTAGTACACAGGCACGCCGAGCTTTGCTATTTCTAGCCCCGCCTCCACCTTTTTCCTTATCCCGCCGGTTACGTCGACGCCGGCTGTGCCCTCCACGTCCAGATCCTCTGTTATCCTCTCGATCTTCCTCGCGCCGGGAGCCCCCGGAGGCGCGGTGTATATGCCGTCGGTGTCCATAAGGAACACCACCGCCTTTGGATTGAACAGCTTTGCGAGCTCCACGGCTATGTCGTCTCCGCTGATGACTGTGTACCCCTCGTCAGAGGGCACGATATCGCCATGGAGGAGGGGGTAGAGGCCGTGGGTGATGGCGTGGCGGATCACCTCTGGCCTTGCCAGCGTCCTTCCCCAGAACACGTCGCTGGGCTCCACGGGCATGGCCGCCACGCCGGCTGAGGCTAACTCGTCCACTACATACGACGTCAGTCTTCTGAGGGCTGCTTTGGTTAGGGCGATGCCGAGTGGGGTGAGGCCGAAGGCCTTGACGTGTGGATGGGCGAATGAGCCAGCGCCGTGTATCAGAGCCGCTGGGCGCCCCCTCAGCTCGGTTGCCGCCGCGGCGATGCGCCCAGGCCTATATGTGTGGGGCTTCGTCTTGTCGGTGATGGCGCTACCTCCGAATTTGATTATGTGCATCAGTACTGTCTCTTTAGTATGAAGTTTAGCAAGTCTCTCAGCGTCTTGTTGTTTGGGATTTTGGCCAAGTGGCGCTCGGCCTCCTCTCTGTAGCGGTCGGCGAGGCGGAGGGCCTCCTCCTTGGCTTTGGCCTCGTCGAGTATCTCCACGGCTTCTTTCACCTCGGCATCTCTCATACTGTCTATTCTGAGAATTGACAGTAGCCTCTCCCTCTTGTGGGGCGGTAGCTTGGAGAGGGCTATTGCCACAACGGCGTTGCCCCGCTTGTGCTCCTTTATGTCCTTGCCTATCTCCTTGCCGAATTTCTTGGGATCACCGTATATGTCCAACACGTCGTCGATTATCTGGAAGGCTATTCCCGCGTTTAGGCCGAAGTTCCAAGCGGCTTCTGCAAGGTCGCCGTCGTCGCTTACTGACAGAACCCCCCACTTAGCCGCGGCCGCAATCAACACGCCGGTTTTCAAAGACACCATCTTGACGTAGTCGTCCAGCGTCACCTCCTTCCACCTGGCCTTGGCGAAGTAGGGGTCGCTCCTGCCGGCGCATTCGAAGAGGATGTCTAGCCTCTCCCCCTCGTCTATTGCCTTTATCACCTTGGCCACCTCCCTGGCGAATACCAGCGGCTTAGGCGTCTCCAGCACGGCCTCCTCTATCGCCTCCCTGTACCAAATGCCTATTAGGATGGCGGCGTTGTCGCCAAAGGCCTTCCGCACTGTGGGCATTCCCCTCCTGACATCTCCCCTGTCAATAATGTCGTCGTAGATGAGGGAGTAGTTGTGGATAAGCTCCACGATAGCCGCCGCGGGGAGGGCGGGCTCCCACCTCCCCGACACCGCCTCCGCAGTGGCGAGGGTAAGGAGGGGCCTAAGCCTCTTTCCGCCTGTCTTTAACTGGTAGAGCACCGCCTCGTGGAAGTCGTCTGCTAGATCTATGGCGAGGTAGCGCTCCAAAGCCTTTTCTATTTCCTGGCCGTATTTGGCGTGTAGGGCCGTTAAGACGTCCATGACGCTGGAAACCAATATATATTAAAGCAGTAGCCCTGCTATGGATCTCTACCTCTTTATCGTTCCGTCTATCGTTGCTCTCGCCGCCGTTGCTTTAAAGAAGAGCTACCTAACCTTGAGGGGCGCCACCTCCGCCGTCTTCGTCGGCTCGGCGGTTGCGGTGGCCGACGTTAGGCTCTTCGCGCTCCTCGCCGTTTTTTTCATAACCTCATCCGCCTTCACGAAGTTGAGGGGGGAGTGGAAGAGGAGGATGGGGCTCAAGGACGTCTCGGGGCGTTCTCTCAGGCAGGTAGTGGGGGTAGGGGCGCCTATTGCCCTCTTCGCCGTTCTCTACATAGCGACTGGAGATCCGAAAATGGTGGGGGCCGCCGCCACGGCGGTGGCAGTGGCGACGGCGGATACGTGGGCCAGCGAGATAGGCGTCGCGTATGGCGGGGTTCCGAGACACGTCTTAGCTCCGTGGCGGCGCCTGCCCCCGGGGGTCTCCGGCGGCGTTACCCCCATAGGCGTGGCGGCCTCTGCCCTAGGCGCGGCGTTTATAGCTATTCTCTCCGCGGTGTTGGGCGTGGCAAAGGCGCCGATCCTCGTGGCATTGCTCGGGTACTTGGGCGAGCTTCTAGACAGCGTGTTAGGGGCTACGCTTCAGATTAAGTACCTGTGTAAAGATACGGTCACGGAGGCGCCGGCCACGGGCTGTGTAAAACGCGGATTCCTGACAAACGAGTCCGTAAACCTGATCTCCGGGCTCGTAATGGGCTTTGTATATACGCTTCTCTCCTAAAAGGGGTCGTACGCGGTTTCGTAGGACGCCCTAGCTCAAGTCTTTGCGACCTACTTAACGTGCCTGTGTCGCCCTAATTGTATAAATAACCAGTATGGCTTAGATAGGTAGTGAGAGTTCACGTGGAGGAGTTTCAGGTCAAGACCCGCGCCCAAGAGGAGATTGTGGTGATAACGTCTCAGGTAGAACAGGCAGTGGAGCGAAGCGGTGTGAAGAATGGTATTGTACTTGTCTACGCCCCGCACGCCACTGCGATAATTACGGCAAACGAAAACGAGCCTAGGCTTAGGGAGGATGTATTAGGGAAAATACGCACGCTGTTTCCAAGAGGCGCCGGCTATAAACACGACGAGATCGACGACAACGCAAACGCGCATCTGGCAAATATATTTCTCGGCTTTCACATAGTGATGCCTGTGGTGGGCGGCAAGATTAGGAGGGGGACTTGGCAGGAGGTGATGCTTATAGAAATGGATGGCCCCCGCACCCGCCACATCGTGGTGATTGTGCTCGGCGAATAAAAAATCCACGTCCATTACAGGTATATTTCAGGACACGGTATATTACAGTATGGTGAATATAAGCCGAGGGCTTAAATTTCTCCGAGGGGAAAAACTCATGAATCTGCGCTTTAATCTGTCTGACTTCAAGTCGGTCCTCAAGACGGTATACCTCGGCATGCAGAAGATCGTATCCGAGGCCAGGGGGTCATGTGTGTCGTTCACGCCCCGCAAGGTCCTCGAATTCGGGGGCGTGGACACCACGGCGCCGGTAGCGCTGACTCTAGTCAAGCACATCTTGGAAAAGCTAGTAGAGGCGGGGTACCTCCAGAGAGACGACTCAAGGGCCAGGACTAGGTATATACTATGTAGGTACTCTCCGCTGTGGGAGAAGCTCAGGAACAAGGAGGCAGAGGCACTTCAGCTAATGGAGGTGGCCACCGCGGAGTAGGGGTGGAGAAGGGCTTCCTCCGCCGCCTGTTGCAGGAGCTGGGGGCTGAGGAAAACGACGTAGTCTATGTAGACGACCTCGTCGTTAAGGTAGATGGCTCTGCGTCGACTACCTCTAGGCTCCCCTTCCAGACGTGGGAAGACTTCGGGTGGAAAAACGTCGCCTCCGCCCTCAGCGATCTGCGAGTCAAATTCGCAGAGCCCCTCCTCATGCTGGTCTCCGTCACGGCGCCCTTCATGGACGTGGCGGAGGAGATAATAGAGGGTGTGAAGGCGGCGGCAAGGCGCTTCTCCTTGCGCTACGTAGGCGGCGACCTAAACGAGGGGGTTGAGGCAGTTGTCGACGTGGTCATGGTGGGGAGGGCCCCCGCAAAGATCGGCAGAGTGCCGAACCCTGGCGACCTCCTCATCACGATACCCCTCTTCGGCTACACGAGTATCGCGTATAAGTTTTGGCCTGCGGCCGCTCATCCAACCGTGAAGAGGGGGGTTGAGATGTTAAAGAGGCCTGAACCTACCTGGCCTCTGCCTCTGCTGGAATGCGTAACCGCAAGTATGGACTCCAGCGACGGGCTCGCCGATGTCCTCTGGGCTATGGCGAAGGGTGTGGACATAGTAGTAACGCAGCTACCCACTACTGACGACGTAGAGGCATTCGCCGAGGACCGCCAGCTTGATCTAGAGGAGCTGGTGTTCAACGGCGGGGAGGAGTACCTCCCCGTATTTGCCATAAGGCCCAACTGCGAGGTGAAGCCGCCCTACGTCGCCTTCGCGGAAGTAAGGCCAGGTCAAGGGAACGTCTGGTGGCGGGACAAGCCCCTCCCGTGGCGGGGGTGGTCGTACTTCCGGCGCGGGTGAACTCTTAATGTGTGTAAAAAGGACAGTGATGTGTGTGGTGGGCGATATTCTTCGCTGCGGTGACCGCCACGTTGCTAGTCCTAGTAGGGGTTTTTGTAGTACTTGCAGACGCCTATAAAGAGGCGCTTGAGGCGTACCGCCTTGCAAAATTCGCCCTCGACGAGTGGACCTCCCTTGTAGAGAGTCTCAACGCATCGGTGTGCCAAGGCGCCGAGGAGCTGGCCAAGAGGGCTCTAGCCGATCTCAACATCTCCCACTACCGCGAGCTAGGCCCCCTCTTAGGCAAAGCGCTTGAAGAGACTAGGCAAAAAACGCTGTTACGGAAGCTAAACTACAGCTGGGCCTTCGAGGGAGATGTCTTCATCTGGAACGTTACAGTCAAGTGGCACAACGTGCGCCGGGCAGGAGGCGCGGTTAACTGGCTTAGGCCATCTGAGCTGATAAACGCGGCTGAGTCCATAAAGGGAACCAGCTTCGACTTGACTTACTACACAGTGGAGGAGGCGCTGGCCCCACACGTGCCTAAAGGCGCCGTCTTGTATGGCGTTGTATACGGCCGCCTCTACGGCAACAGGAGCTACAGCGGCTTCCTAATAGGGGAGTACCGCCTATGGGACAAGACCCCGCTTAGATGTACAGGCGGCCGCCTCGAGGCGGCATTCTCGGCTGACCACTACGCCACTTTGGTTATAAACAGCACCGCGCCCTACGTCGACATATACGAGGAGGTGTACATAGAGCGCTAAAAGCTTAAGATTGTCCCGTCTCGTCTGGCCACCAACACCACGGCATCTCTCCTCTTTGAAAAAATGCCACTCTCCACAACACCTGGCACAGCTTTTAGCCGGTCCTCAGCAGAGGCGTCAAGGGGGCCGGGCGGAGTCCAATCAACTATGTAGTTCCCGTTGTCAGTTACCACGGGCCCCAGCTTCCCCTCGCCGGTCCTCAGCCGGGCGGAGCCGCCGAACTCCCTCTCAATCCTCCTAGCTACGAAGCGCCACGCCCAAGGCACCACCTCAATAGGCACGGGGCTGGCCTTTGGGATCCTCTCCACGAGCTTGTGTTCCTCTATCAACACGACGAACATGTCAGCGGCGTAGTCTACGATCTTCTCTCTGAGAAGCGCCCCACCCCTCCCCTTGAGGATGAGCTTATCTCGCGTCACCTCGTCGGCGCCGTCAACGGCTAAGTCAACGTGGTCAACCGCCCACATGGGCCTAAGCGCATTGCCGAGCCCCACCTCCTGAGCCAATATTTCACTATCAACGGAGGTGGGGACTAGGACAACCCCATCAATTCTGGCCTCTGCCAGGGCCTTTATGAACTCCCGAGCCGTCGTCCCGGAGCCCAGCCCCACCACCATTCCTGGTTTCACCAACTTCACAGCTTCTCTAGCCAAAGTAGCCTTCGACATGGAGATGCGAAAAACCAGGTTTTTAAAAACGGGCTACGGGAAGGCCTCTGCCGTGACCAATGCCCTCAGCACATCGCGTATACTTACCACGCCGATCACTCTGCCGCCCTCCACCACCGGTATGTGCCTAATGTTCTTCTCAATCATCTTGGCAGCTGTTGCTATCACTGTGTCGTCAGGAGAAGCAGTTACCAAGTTTTTTCTAGCCACCCGCTCAAGAGGTGTCTTGAAATCCACTTCCTCGGCCAGGAGTCTCACGATGTCGCGCTCTGTGATAATGCCGACGGGACTACCTGTTCTGTCTACCACAACGACGCTCCCCACGTTAGACGCGTACATCTTGGCAACTGCGCACTCGATGGGCTCGTCGGCATAGCAGTAGACAAGGTGGTCCCTTCTTACAAGCTCTCTAATCTTCATTGTAAAGATCTACGTGAGGGTTTATAAGTATTACCAAGTTAAACGAGTATACCTAGATAGAACATAAAAATTATTAGAGCAAACTCACTGAGGTCTGTGATACTACTTGAAATAGACATGGGGAAGAACAAAGTTGAGAAACAAGAAATAGACGCCTCGGGGCCGCTGGAAGCCGCTATTACGATCCACAAAAAATACGAGACGTGGCGCCTTGATCCGCTATCCCCAGAAGCCCCTATAGTCTTCGGCATGGGCCCCTTCGTCGGGGGGAAGCTCTACGGCGTCCACCGCCTCATCTTCGTCTTCAAAAGCCCGCAGACAAAGACCCTACACGTTTCGGCCCTAGGAGGCGCCGCATACAAGGCAATGGGCATGGGCGCCCAGGCGGTGGCCATAAGAGGGAGGGCCGAGAAGCCCACCGCTGTTTTTATCGCAAACGGCCAAGTGGAATTCGCCGAGATTAAGCCAAGCGACGCCTACAACCTGATCAAAGAGCTCTACGAGACGCGCAGAGATTTCTTCATACAAAACGACGCAAGAGCCCTCGTGGTGGGCCCCGCCTCGTGGACGACGTACAACGGAGCCATTGTTTCTGTAGATATAGACGTAAAGAAAGGGGAGTTTCGGCTGGGAGCGGAGGACTTCGCCGCCAGGGGAGGTCCCGGCACGGCGCTGGCCCAAGGCCACAACGTCGTAGCCATCGTGGTAGGCGGCCCCAAGAAGCCGCTTTACGAAAAAGCGGCGGACGCAGAGGCGATAAACCAGCTTTTTAGGCAGAGGCTCGGGAAGCCCTACCTAGACGTGCTTAACGAAAAGACCGTGAAGTACAGATACGACCCCAAGATAGGGACCGGTGGCACCTTCGGCGTCAACTACCCCCACTACCGCGACTTGCTCCCCCTCTTCGGCTACAAGTCGATATACATGCCGAAGGAGGAGAGGATCAAACACGCCGACCTCGTCCTAGAGCTGTTTTGGAAGCCGTTCCAAGTGGAGGTTTTCGAAAAGGCAAAAAGCTGGTACAACTGCGGCGAGCCCTGCCCCGTCGTGTGCAAAAAGGTGTGGAGAGGGAAAAAGGTCGATTATGAATCATTCCACGCCGCGGGGCCCTTCATAGGCAACTACCTACTCCAAGAGGCCGTGCCGGTTGTGGACGAGATAGACAAGCTGGGCCTAGACGCCATAGAAATGGGCCACGTCATCGCATGGCTTTTCGACGCCGTTTACACGGGTCTGCTTAAGCCGGAGGAGGTGGGCCTCGACGACGTGCCGGCCTTCGACCCGTCCAGCTTCGACCCGGTTAAGGACTCGAGGAGAAACGCCAAGCTCGCCCTAGCGTTGGTGAGGAACTTCGTCAACAACTCCACCGACGTCCTGGCGCTTGTGGCCAAACACGGCATTAGAAAGGCGGCGCGGGAGCTGGAGAGGCGCTATGCGGACAGGGTAAGGGAGAGGGGGGTCCGGTTCAGGGACTTAGCCGTATACGCCGCATACGGCGCCGAGGGGTACATGACCCCCAACTTCTACTGGGCGCCCGGGCTAGTCGCCCCCATGTACGTGCTGGGCAGGTACTGGACGAACTACAACCCCACCTTTATGTCCCCCGAGGACTTCGCCAAGACCTCCTACGAGAGGGCGGTGGCCGAGGCGCTGGTGGACAACGCCGGCATTTGCCGATTCCACCGGGGCTGGGCAGAGCCCGTGCTCAAAGAGCTGTACCAGCTTGTCGGCGCCCGGCCCCCCGCCGCTCTCTACCGCGAAATCGCCTACTACGCAAAGCTCTCAGGCGCAGAGCCTATGCCATGGGAGTCCAAGAGGACGCGGGACTTAGTCTCCGCCCTAGCCAAGGAGCTGGGGAGCAAGGAGTGGAGGTTCGAAGACTACGACGACTACTACGAATGGTGGATTAGGTTCAAGGAGGCACTGGATAAGTTAATACTTGCCTAGTGTCGAAACAAATTTCTTTGATAATCTAACGTTAAAAAAAGGTGGCTTACAAAGCCTCCCATGACTAACCCCCAATTAGCCACAATGGTGCTAATAACAGTGCTAGGTATAGTGGCCTCCGCCCAATTGGTTAGTGCGCAGAGCGCTCCCAGCTATAGCTGGAACTGCCCAGAGACACCTATATATGGTAATAGCCCCTTTGTGAATACCAAAGAGTTGGGGGATGGATCAGTGTATCTGTTATAGTATGTCCTCAAAAACAGTACTATGTCTACTACGCAAACGACGGCACGTACAGGTGGGTTTGGATCCAACTTATGCGGGTGAATAGCGTGCCAAATACTTCCAATGGTTGGAAGCATACTACTGGCGGGATTGTGAAGGACAATGCTGTACCTACGCAGAGGGCTCGACACATATGCGCCTCATGGTACTCCTTAGATCTCAATTCTCAGTACTTAGTATATACGCTTTCTAGTAACTGCGTATACGGCCCCGCGATACCCGGCTCCACAGTTCCTAACAGCGGAGAATATAATGTGGGGACGGTAACAAGGACTGTGACATTTAGTGTAAGCGCACAGGGTAAAGATCAAAGTGGTTCCGTTACCTTTTCACTGACCGAAAGTATTCCTAGGATACAAGTGTCGCTGAATGTATTAGACGCAAGATCGGTTGAGTGGAGACAGTACATATACGACGGAGGCGATAGCTCCCTAGGAAATTCCTGGGGGTCAATGTCGTGGGATTGGATGTACGCTCTTACAGTTCTAGCAAAGCCTAACAGCAACTTTTACTTAGGCGTATTAGGACAGGCTAGCTTCTGGAAGTGTAAGTTGTGGTGTCTATCAGTGGAGTATGACCAACCATTTGCAGCATGGTTTGTAAAGCCATGAAATTGAGGAAGTTCTACGTAGTAGTCGCGGTTGTCCTCGCCTTGGTAGTGGGTATACCTGCCTCTATCTATTTCGTGCTGAAGCAACCGCCTGGGGTGAAAACAACAGTAGATGTCTTTGCTTGCGACTTGGCTAATGAGTCAGGCATG from Pyrobaculum arsenaticum DSM 13514 includes:
- a CDS encoding aldehyde ferredoxin oxidoreductase N-terminal domain-containing protein; amino-acid sequence: MILLEIDMGKNKVEKQEIDASGPLEAAITIHKKYETWRLDPLSPEAPIVFGMGPFVGGKLYGVHRLIFVFKSPQTKTLHVSALGGAAYKAMGMGAQAVAIRGRAEKPTAVFIANGQVEFAEIKPSDAYNLIKELYETRRDFFIQNDARALVVGPASWTTYNGAIVSVDIDVKKGEFRLGAEDFAARGGPGTALAQGHNVVAIVVGGPKKPLYEKAADAEAINQLFRQRLGKPYLDVLNEKTVKYRYDPKIGTGGTFGVNYPHYRDLLPLFGYKSIYMPKEERIKHADLVLELFWKPFQVEVFEKAKSWYNCGEPCPVVCKKVWRGKKVDYESFHAAGPFIGNYLLQEAVPVVDEIDKLGLDAIEMGHVIAWLFDAVYTGLLKPEEVGLDDVPAFDPSSFDPVKDSRRNAKLALALVRNFVNNSTDVLALVAKHGIRKAARELERRYADRVRERGVRFRDLAVYAAYGAEGYMTPNFYWAPGLVAPMYVLGRYWTNYNPTFMSPEDFAKTSYERAVAEALVDNAGICRFHRGWAEPVLKELYQLVGARPPAALYREIAYYAKLSGAEPMPWESKRTRDLVSALAKELGSKEWRFEDYDDYYEWWIRFKEALDKLILA